Proteins encoded in a region of the Drosophila busckii strain San Diego stock center, stock number 13000-0081.31 chromosome 2L, ASM1175060v1, whole genome shotgun sequence genome:
- the LOC108607745 gene encoding 60S ribosomal protein L27a, which yields MSNIKRKKTRKLRGHVSHGHGRIGKHRKHPGGRGNAGGMHHHRINFDKYHPGYFGKVGMRNFHLRRQHKFRPEINLDKLWSLVGADKFAELEKDKSTKAPVIDLVQFGYYKLMGRGHLPARPIIVKAKYFSKKAEDKIKKAGGVCLLRA from the exons ATG TCGAATATCAAGAGGAAGAAGACCAGGAAGCTGCGTGGTCACGTCAGCCACGGTCATGGCCGTATTGGCAAGCACCGTAAGCATCCTGGAGGTCGCGGTAACGCTGGTGGCATGCACCATCACCGCATCAACTTCGATAAATACCATCCTGGTTATTTCGGCAAGGTTGGCATGAGGAACTTCCACTTGCGTCGCCAGCACAAGTTCAGACCCGAAATCAATCTGGATAAACTCTGGTCCCTCGTCGGTGCTGATAAATTCGCCGAGCTCGAGAAGGACAAGAGCACAAAGGCTCCAGTTATCGATTTGGTGCAATTT GGCTACTACAAGCTGATGGGTCGCGGTCACTTGCCTGCTCGCCCCATCATTGTCAAGGCCAAATACTTCTCCAAGAAGGCTGAGGATAAGATCAAGAAGGCCGGTGGTGTCTGCTTGTTGAGGGCCTAA
- the LOC108596168 gene encoding myrosinase 1: MHANVLKMILKLALLLLVLEQSLCYGQPANFNSTMSNIRRFPDFFMWGIGTSAYQIEGGWNADGKGESIWDYMVHKSPAKILDNTNGDVSTDSYHQWQRDVQMVKDLHVGTYRFSIAWTRILPNGFIHNVSQAGIDYYNNLIDELLKYNIKPMVTIYHWDMPQRLQELGGWTNPEIIPIFKEYARLVIETFGDRVKLWTTLNEPWHVCEYGYGVDYMAPAYNYPGIPSYLCAHNMLKAHAEVVHMYRDEYQERMGGRIGITMDSAWHEPKNSDSVEDHEASERTMQFYLGWFAHPIFSKFGNYPKVMIKRIRALSKQQGFGSRSRLPEFTPEEIQRIKGTADFFGINHYTSYLVTPNDANNTGNFPIPSWNHDMDVINTQEGVDWPTSGSKWLRVYPKGMYNLLMWIHREYDAPNIIVTENGVSDRGGLEDYARVDYHNHYLSAVLDAIEDGANVMGYIGWSLMDSFEWKVGYAEKFGLYHVNFSSPERTRTPKISAKVFANICKTNALDWNYRPKLDGTTDLV, from the exons ATGCATGCTAATGTGCTGAAAATGATTTTGAaattggcgctgctgctgttagtgCTCGAGCAAAGCCTATGCTATGGCCAACCAGC caaTTTTAACAGCACAATGAGCAATATACGTAGATTTCCCGATTTTTTTATGTGGGGCATCGGTACGTCAGCTTATCAAATCGAAGGCGGTTGGAATGCGGATGGAAAAGGCGAATCCATATGGGATTATATGGTGCATAAATCACCAGCTAAAATTTTAGATAATACCAATGGAGATGTCTCGACAGATAGTTATCATCAG TGGCAACGCGATGTACAAATGGTCAAAGATCTGCATGTGGGCACCTATCGCTTCTCCATAGCCTGGACTAGAATTTTGCCCAATGGTTTTATTCACAATGTTAGCCAAGCGGGCATCGATTACTATAACAATCTGATTGATGAGCTGTTGAAGTATAACATTAAGCCCATGGTTACGATCTATCATTGGGATATGCCGCAGCGACTGCAAGAGTTGGGCGGCTGGACGAATCCAGAGATTATACCCATTTTCAAGGAATACGCGCGTTTGGTTATCGAAACCTTTGGTGATCGTGTTAAGCTTTGGACCACACTCAACGAGCCCTGGCATGTGTGTGAATACGGCTATGGTGTGGACTATATGGCGCCTGCTTATAACTATCCTGGCATACCCAGCTATTTGTGTGCCCACAACATGTTGAAGGCGCATGCCGAGGTGGTGCATATGTATCGCGATGAGTATCAGGAACGCATGGGCGGACGCATTGGCATTACAATGGACAGCGCCTGGCATGAGCCGAAGAACAGCGATTCAGTGGAGGATCATGAAGCCTCTGAGCGCACCATGCAGTTTTACTTGGGCTGGTTTGCTCATCCTATCTTCTCCAAATTTGGCAACTACCCTAAGGTCATGATTAAGCGCATTAGAGCTTTGAGCAAGCAGCAGGGCTTTGGCTCACGTTCCAGACTGCCAGAGTTTACGCCAGAGGAGATACAACGCATCAAGGGCACTGCTGACTTCTTTGGCATTAATCACTATACAAGCTATCTGGTCACTCCCAATGATGCCAACAATACAGGCAATTTCCCCATTCCCTCCTGGAATCACGATATGGATGTCATCAATACACAAGAAGGCGTCGACTGGCCGACCTCTGGCTCCAAGTGGTTGAGA GTCTATCCCAAGGGCATGTACAATCTGCTCATGTGGATACATCGTGAGTACGATGCTCCCAATATAATTGTCACCGAGAACGGCGTCAGTGATCGCGGTGGTCTGGAGGATTATGCTCGCGTGGATTATCACAATCATTATCTGTCCGCTGTGCTGGATGCCATTGAGGATGGCGCTAATGTTATGGGCTACATTGGCTGGAGTCTTATGGATAGCTTTGAGTGGAAGGTCGGCTATGCGGAGAAGTTTGGTCTCTATCATGTCAACTTCAGCTCACCCGAGCGCACACGCACGCCCAAGATCTCGGCCAAGGTGTTTGCCAATATTTGCAAGACGAATGCGCTGGACTGGAACTATCGACCCAAGTTGGATGGTACAACAGATTTAGTTTAA
- the LOC108607746 gene encoding protein PET117 homolog, mitochondrial produces MSLPSKITLGIAVSVSAAIIGYVHYKQSEDRLKLHQGVLRDIEQQQRRKHENTYTLQQQIDLTKQYKSMESAMVNVVGEGAEQKPPLDVEPAALKDASLDQLAPPTL; encoded by the exons ATGTCGCTTCCATCAAAAATAACGCTAGGCATAGCCGTTAGCGTATCGGCGGCCATTATAGGTTATGTGCACTATAAACAGTCGGAAGACCG TTTAAAGCTGCATCAGGGCGTGCTTCGCGACattgagcagcaacagcgacgcaAGCATGAAAATACTTATACCCTCCAGCAGCAAATAGATTTAACCAAACAGTATAAGAGCATGGAATCCGCAATGGTCAATGTGGTGGGCGAGGGAGCCGAACAGAAGCCACCCTTGGATGTAGAGCCGGCTGCACTGAAAGATGCCTCACTTGATCAACTGGCGCCGCCAACTTTGTGA
- the LOC108607744 gene encoding splicing factor U2af 38 kDa subunit, producing the protein MAEYLASIFGTEKDKVNCSFYFKIGACRHGDRCSRIHNKPTFSQTVLLQNLYVNPQNSAKSADGSHLVANVSDEEMQEHYDNFFEDVFVECEDKYGEIEEMNVCDNLGDHLVGNVYIKFRNEADAEKAANDLNNRWFGGRPVYSELSPVTDFREACCRQYEMGECTRSGFCNFMHLKPISRELRRYLYSRRRRTRPRSRSGGRRRSRSHSRSRSPRRRRDGERGIVGGTDRGGERGIGGGTDRGDRNDRNDRDNDRRKGGGGGGGGGNSNNGGGGGGGGRY; encoded by the exons ATGGCCGAATATTTGGCATCAATTTTCGGTACAGAAAAGGACAA AGTTAACTGCtcgttttattttaagattgGCGCCTGCCGGCATGGCGATCGCTGCTCACGTATACACAACAAGCCAACATTTTCCCAAACTGTGTTGCTCCAGAACCTTTACGTTAATCCGCAAAATTCGGCAAAATCCGCCGACGGCTCACATTTAGTTGCCAATGTATCCGACGAAGAGATGCAAGAGCATTATGACAACTTCTTCGAGGATGTATTTGTTGAATGTGAAGACAAATATGGCGAAATTGAGGAAATGAATGTATGCGATAATTTGGGAGATCATCTAGTGGGCAATGTGTACATCAAGTTTCGTAATGAAGCCGACGCCGAAAAGGCGGCAAATGATTTAAACAATCGCTGGTTTGGCGGACGACCTGTTTACTCCGAGCTCTCACCGGTCACCGACTTTCGTGAAGCCTGCTGCAGACAGTACGAGATGGGCGAATGCACGCGATCCGGCTTCTGCAACTTTATGCATCTGAAACCCATTTCACGCGAACTGCGTCGATATCTTTACTCACGCCGGCGTCGCACTCGTCCGCGCTCACGTTCCGGCGGCAGACGCAGATCCCGCTCTCATTCACGTTCACGTTCCCCGCGGCGCCGGCGTGATGGCGAGCGTGGCATAGTTGGTGGCACAGATCGTGGTGGCGAGCGTGGCATTGGCGGAGGTACTGATCGTGGGGATCGCAACGACCGTAATGACCGTGACAACGACCGACGCAAAGGCGGTGGTGGGGGAGGCGGAGGcggtaacagcaacaacggcggcggcggcggtggtggtggccGATATTAG
- the LOC108608225 gene encoding uncharacterized protein LOC108608225 produces the protein MSKRETKITNDLAVLNDYAAAEARLLDLFSPLSSTVSEEPNNVSGAAALAATVAAAPSAVEQQAEPEQPAAEEMDPATDNMLHYISDNSDIRSLLSTSDKTGFKGFDDNWLENGEANCEANSVASPQVANGGLIFGMFRNVDNNDLNNYLSCTGLRGDRLQAVAHEPEPRTGLRYVYANGNEDPMVEQHMLLQQADNDCVIYEQNVVLLTEDQCCGILVSAHDNMGSTNYMQLVEQEQQQSQMGATHVYLSDAALANEQSNEQQQLLIDAAEEQAADDDYEEQQQRPDICEVYEHEMEEQDDECVAGPLEHDSLPLQEQEEEDEMEPQQQARPPRSSTTEFPVSSTSMPNASDYDDFDDELEDSAEQHLTVPPPPPRRRYGGLLKNTLAADAMGRQLASICKSQPPLSLNEKVANWNCSRSCEAVEDVENFAAIFERHEAGEITTEHPTKHQDFSQFYEEMQKSLSKISLSIRQRAGSNVLRQQEPSTAVDEPIVLDDDDEDEDDDCMLVPMTPSSATLRPQPNEEQQTASSPAVAVETETQTPTLSMLETKETSTTDLVSSEPAIPGTQATQTPQYEFNPLVSLDEPDEGSMTLMEQQQDMMRSNDDMFYQQHEFCNYLGLTELATANAVAIAMRELAKSTMARRSLRVRTQEQLNRMRSGVRGQRRERREQPQEQTQEQGDGEQLAEQAAQQSEQLQTEHQRQQLMFGSSSSSGSSLSEQQTLQDVAAPVNSDNLVFHMPPDSSKQNSQHVLNYFYQAQQQQQQQQQQLQPGETASTTASAKELHAKTLEAAFAKVYAAAAPAQTDLHENIQTKLRKARETKPAIYIVQAMSNSAPSSSQQAPTSTSPSTARHSKTPEKQTPQQSKAAGKSTVKLQSKKSTPKTVPKATTQRRRTTAAVGVTAVQSSRELVQRSTRHMHTKLLRNRKVNMLKTYELSDVARATGTGNNKQRLSGGGTSKANKTTPKLRKPIELLEQQPSIVPPPQQYRVDQQQRAQAKPRKLRMGGGAATAARADKRQLDQMEQELEQRVNICKRLRGMSLPMPGKSNLSEEPPLDVPNPIAIVSPPPSNDIVQHFVQKLRKSQEPPVSYTPTPAQLTSETFYNLKPALIYPPPAVASPTHFSRRPRQASELATHNIHLTPPGGLLSLNQGSAMLPNPLAGKFGKVLYLYYELEQLIAVQEKLISFWKYAKVFTVLQRPQASTEDAKSSNLPPSPSKMSDNSSDAETQRWVYLGGNRRLTHDLEVQAPYGNRICVHNSTPIYVEMRSHPLDHHKRESKLLSLYLNVYYYCEEEMRPKMHSVHLDSVNCDSNQVIYTSIAESRYFVMSWQQELGLGKPRSGLCKYSLTPTLDTLASIREFKHLRHELKHIECLTEDRLIGYGSSRLTIWDHRSGDTLMNYDLGFQLGRNLGVMHFPSFDMEQSSMLILYQHVREYKKSPELRIIACELTEATPTHRVLYVHRLPAPQFDTELMAINTGDHLILKSASEDEIWVSTSDPRQLTYLAPQGTQRYYTRQKSQVIEYSPQTLNVDSIANYMLKLATQQQKMMLMAANEVMGALGSSQSPLDNTV, from the exons ATGTCGAAACGGGAAACAAAAATCACCAACGATTTGGCCGTGCTAAACGATTATGCGGCTGCCGAGGCGAGACTGCTGGATCTTTTTTCGCCGCTGTCAAGCACAGTGAGCGAGGAGCCGAATAATGTAAGCGGTGCAGCTGCCTTGGCGGCGACTGTGGCAGCCGCACCCTCAGCAGTCGAACAGCAAGCGGAACCGGAGCAGCCAGCTGCTGAGGAAATGGATCCAGCCACAGATAATATGCTGCACTACATTTCGGATAACTCGGATATACGTAGCTTGCTGTCTACCAGCGATAAAACTGGCTTCAAAGGCTTTGATGACAATTGGCTGGAGAATGGCGAGGCCAATTGCGAGGCCAATAGCGTTGCCAGTCCACAAGTTGCCAATGGTGGCCTAATCTTTGGCATGTTTCGCAATGTGGACAACAATGATCTGAATAACTATCTTAGCTGCACTGGGCTTAGGGGCGACCGCCTGCAGGCAG TTGCTCATGAGCCGGAGCCACGCACAGGATTGCGTTATGTTTACGCCAATGGCAATGAGGATCCTATGGTAGAGCAgcacatgctgctgcagcaggcggACAATGATTGCGTCATCTATGAGCAAAATGTAGTGTTGCTTACAGAAGATCAATGCTGTGGAATTTTAGTATCGGCGCATGATAACATGGGTAGCACCAACTATATGCAGCTggtggagcaggagcagcagcagtcgcaaaTGGGTGCAACGCATGTTTATCTTAGTGATGCGGCCTTGGCCAATGAACAGTCGaacgagcaacagcagctgttaataGATGCAGCCGAAGAGCAAGCGGCTGATGATGACTAtgaggagcaacaacagcgtcCAGACATATGCGAGGTCTATGAACATGAAATGGAGGAGCAAGACGATGAATGTGTTGCTGGTCCACTGGAACATGATAGCTTACCCTTGCAGGAGCAGGAAGAAGAGGATGAAATGgagccacagcagcaagcacGACCACCACGCAGCAGCACCACAGAGTTTCCAGTTAGTTCTACCTCCATGCCTAATGCCAGTGACTACGATGACTTTGATGATGAACTGGAAGATTCAGCTGAGCAGCATTTAACagtgccaccgccgccgccaagaCGTCGCTATGGCGGCCTGCTAAAGAATACACTTGCTGCCGATGCCATGGGTCGTCAGTTGGCCAGCATTTGTAAGTCGCAGCCACCTCTGAGTCTCAACGAGAAGGTGGCTAATTGGAACTGTAGTCGATCTTGTGAAGCAGTCGAGGATGTTGAGAACTTTGCGGCAATTTTCGAGCGCCATGAGGCGGGCGAAATTACCACTGAGCACCCGACCAAGCATCAAGATTTCTCACAGTTCTACGAGGAAATGCAAAAGAGTCTAAGCAAAATCTCACTGAGCATCAGACAACGCGCTGGTTCTAACGTATTACGACAGCAGGAGCCGTCAACAGCTGTCGACGAGCCCATTGTgcttgatgatgatgacgaggatgaggatgatgaCTGCATGTTGGTGCCTATGACGCCATCTTCAGCAACACTCAGGCCACAACCCAACGAGGAGCAGCAAACAGCGTCATcgccagcagttgcagttgaaaCAGAAACACAAACGCCAACGCTGTCAATGCTGGAAACCAAGGAAACTTCTACAACAGATTTGGTCAGCTCGGAGCCAGCGATTCCAGGCACACAAGCGACGCAAACACCACAATATGAATTTAATCCGCTAGTCAGTTTGGATGAACCAGATGAGGGTTCGATGACGCTAatggaacagcagcaggatatga TGCGGAGCAACGATGATATGTTTTATCAGCAACATGAGTTCTGCAATTATTTGGGTCTAACCGAGCTGGCCACGGCCAATGCAGTTGCCATAGCTATGCGTGAGCTGGCCAAGAGCACAATGGCGCGCCGCTCTTTACGCGTGCGCACGCAAGAGCAGTTGAATCGCATGCGCAGCGGCGTGCGCGGCCAGCGGCGTGAGCGACGCGAGCAGCCACAGGAACAAACGCAGGAACAGGGCGATGGCGAGCAGTTGGCCgaacaagcagcgcagcagtcaGAGCAACTGCAAACCGAGCATCAGCGCCAACAGCTCATgttcggcagcagcagcagtagtggCTCCAGTCTAAGTGAACAGCAAACGCTGCAGGATGTGGCAGCGCCTGTAAACAGCGATAATCTCGTTTTCCATATGCCGCCAGATTCCAGCAAGCAAAACTCGCAGCATGTGCTCAACTATTTCTAtcaagcgcagcaacaacagcagcagcagcagcagcagctgcagccaggcGAAACAGCATCAACTACCGCATCAGCCAAGGAGCTGCATGCCAAGACGCTTGAGGCAGCCTTTGCCAAGGTctacgctgcagcagcgccagcgcagACAGATCTACACGAGAATATACAAACAAAGCTGCGCAAAGCGCGTGAAACAAAGCCAGCAATTTATATAGTGCAGGCAATGAGCAACTCTGCGCCCAGTAGCAGTCAACAGGCACCAACTTCAACGTCACCGTCAACAGCTAGGCACAGCAAGACGCCAGAGAAGCAGACGccgcagcaaagcaaagctgctggcaaatcCACAGTCAAGTTGCAGTCGAAGAAATCAACGCCCAAAACAGTGCCCAAGGCAACGACGCAGCGTCGACGCACTACAGCAGCTGTTGGCGTTACAGCTGTACAATCCAGTCGTGAGTTAGTCCAACGCTCTACGCGCCATATGCACACCAAGCTGTTGCGCAATCGCAAGGTGAATATGCTCAAGACCTATGAGCTGTCGGATGTTGCACGTGCCACTGGCACAGGCAACAATAAGCAGCGTCTAAGCGGTGGCGGCACCAGCAAAGCGAACAAAACTACGCCCAAGCTGCGTAAACCAATcgagctgctggagcagcagccgtccattgtgccgccgccgcagcaatATCGCGTGGATCAGCAGCAACGTGCGCAGGCCAAGCCGCGTAAGTTGCGCATGGGCGGAGGCGCCGCCACAGCCGCACGCGCAGACAAACGCCAGCTGGATCAGATGGAGCAGGAACTGGAGCAACGTGTAAACATTTGCAAGCGACTGCGCGGCATGTCGCTGCCAATGCCAGGCAAGTCAAACTTGTCCGAGGAGCCACCGCTTGATGTGCCCAATCCAATTGCCATTGTTAGTCCACCACCCTCAAATGATATagtgcagcattttgtgcagAAGCTACGCAAATCTCAAGAGCCGCCAGTTAGTTATACGCCCACGCCCGCGCAACTCACATCGgaaacattttataatttaaagccaGCTCTCATTTATCCACCGCCTGCCGTTGCCTCTCCCACGCACTTCTCACGCCGCCCACGTCAAGCGAGTGAGCTGGCTACCCATAACATACATCTAACGCCACCTGGTGGTCTGCTGAGTCTCAATCAAGGCTCCGCAATGTTGCCCAACCCGCTGGCGGGCAAATTCGGCAAGGTGCTCTATCTGTACTACGAGCTGGAGCAGCTTATTGCCGTGCAGGAGAAGCTTATAAGCTTTTGGAAATACGCCAAAGTCTTTACCGTGCTGCAGAGGCCGCAAGCGTCCACAGAAGATGCCAAGTCCTCCAATTTGCCGCCGAGTCCAAGCAAAATGAGTGACAACTCCAGTGACGCGGAAACACAGCGTTGGGTCTATCTGGGCGGCAATCGACGTCTCACCCATG ATCTGGAAGTGCAGGCGCCCTATGGCAATCGCATCTGCGTGCACAACTCCACGCCCATCTATGTGGAGATGCGCAGTCATCCGCTGGATCATCACAAGCGTGAGAGTAAGCTGCTGTCGCTCTACTTAAATGTCTACTATTACTGCGAGGAGGAAATGCGTCCCAAGATGCATTCCGTGCATTTGGATTCGGTTAATTG CGACTCGAATCAGGTGATCTATACCAGCATAGCAGAGTCGCGCTACTTTGTTATGTCCTGGCAGCAGGAACTGGGATTGGGCAAGCCACGCTCAGGGCTCTGCAAGTATTCACTGACGCCCACGCTGGACACTTTAGCCAGCATACGAGAGTTTAAGCATTTGCGGCATGAGCTGAAGCACATTGAGTGCCTGACGGAGGATCGGCTGATAGGCTATGGCTCATCGCGTTTAACCATTTGGGACCATCGCAGCGGAGATACGCTGATGAATTACGATTTGGGCTTTCAACTGGGCCGCAATTTGGGCGTAATGCATTTTCCCAGTTTCGACATGGAGCAAAGCAGCATGCTTATACTATATCAGCATGTGCGGGAGTACAAGAAGAGTCCAGAGCTGCGCATCATTGCCTGCGAGCTAACGGAAGCGACGCCAACGCATCGTGTGCTCTATGTACATCGATTGCCTGCACCGCAGTTCGATACCGAACTAATGGCGATAAATACGGGCGATCATTTGATACTCAAGTCGGCGAGTGAGGATGAGATCTGGGTGAGCACCAGTGATCCGCGCCAGTTAACCTATTTGGCGCCGCAGGGCACGCAGCGTTATTACACGCGTCAAAAGTCGCAGGTGATCGAGTATTCGCCGCAGACGCTGAACGTGGACAGCATTGCCAACTATATGCTGAAGCTGgccacgcagcagcagaagatgATGCTCATGGCCGCCAACGAGGTGATGGGTGCACTCGGCTCGTCGCAGTCTCCGTTGGACAACACCGTgtaa